The following are encoded in a window of Qipengyuania soli genomic DNA:
- a CDS encoding acyl-CoA thioesterase: MKRFTRTFVAAPGHIDELGHVNNTVWVRWIQDMATAHWDAVARPEDREAFFWVVSRHEIDYRGNVDEGQTVTGETWIEGPARGATSLRRVDFRNDAGKVIVSAATTWAMLDRASNRLVRVRPEVLAPFSED, from the coding sequence ATGAAACGCTTCACTCGGACCTTCGTGGCCGCTCCCGGGCACATCGACGAGCTTGGCCATGTCAACAATACCGTCTGGGTCCGATGGATCCAGGACATGGCCACCGCACACTGGGATGCCGTCGCGCGACCGGAAGATCGCGAGGCGTTCTTCTGGGTCGTGAGCCGTCACGAGATCGATTATCGCGGCAATGTCGACGAGGGGCAGACCGTCACCGGCGAGACCTGGATCGAAGGCCCCGCACGCGGTGCGACCTCGCTCCGCCGGGTCGATTTCCGCAACGATGCGGGCAAGGTGATCGTCTCCGCTGCGACCACCTGGGCGATGCTCGACCGGGCGAGTAACCGCCTGGTCCGCGTCCGGCCCGAGGTCCTGGCACCCTTCTCCGAAGACTAG
- a CDS encoding S9 family peptidase, with amino-acid sequence MSTSRPAPQELNPPKAEKREHSYTHHGITIADPYAWLRDPGYPEVKDKDVLAHLEAENAWFEARMEPHKELVETLFKEMKARIKEDDSTVPQRRGNWLYWSEFEEGAEYRKYYRKPAEGDGEAQLILDENELAAGHEYFRLGTFSVSDNGKLLAYSVDTNGSERFTARFKIIESGEHLPDEIPGTLSDLVWVKADTAVVYGLADENWRVHDATLHVLGTPLSEDVELYRETEDEGFRVGAGLSAQEDWLVIATGDNETSEVRLVPANDPTAAPILVKPRKKGVEYDVDLRDGTLWIHTNDEHVNFRLATAPLERPGEWTTLIEGSDEFYLDGFELYRDFYVTEGRIKGLDQIQLRSYADPNLVKPIAFAEASFTTGLTNNPEYHQDKLRLSYQSMVTPDSVYDYHVATGELELLKQQEIPSGYDASLYVTERLEIEARDGTMVPVSVVMRKDREPGGPLHLYAYGAYGYAVPPGFSTTRLSLVDRGFAYAIAHIRGGDDLGRKWYLAGKLAERTNTFNDFVDVAKGLVAKGYTQKGRISISGGSAGGELMGVVANTDPDLWGAVVAHVPFVDVLSTMLDGDLPLTPGEWPEWGNPIVSKQAFAQILAYSPYDQVVAQDYPPMLVTAGLNDPRVTYWEPAKWVAKLRELKTDGNELLLKTNMGAGHGGKSGRFESIRETAEEVAFVLWQLGVTEHRGER; translated from the coding sequence ATTTCGACGAGCCGCCCCGCACCCCAGGAACTAAACCCCCCGAAGGCAGAAAAACGCGAGCATTCCTACACCCATCACGGGATCACCATCGCTGATCCCTATGCCTGGCTGCGCGACCCTGGATACCCCGAGGTCAAGGACAAGGATGTCCTTGCACATCTCGAGGCGGAGAACGCCTGGTTCGAGGCGCGCATGGAGCCCCACAAGGAACTCGTCGAGACGCTGTTCAAGGAGATGAAGGCGCGCATCAAGGAAGACGATTCCACCGTCCCCCAGCGCCGCGGCAACTGGCTTTACTGGTCGGAATTCGAAGAGGGCGCGGAATATCGCAAATACTACCGCAAGCCCGCCGAGGGCGATGGCGAGGCACAGCTGATCCTCGACGAGAACGAGCTTGCGGCGGGCCACGAATATTTCCGCCTCGGCACCTTCTCGGTGTCCGACAACGGCAAGCTGCTGGCCTATTCGGTCGATACCAACGGGTCGGAACGATTCACCGCGCGCTTCAAGATCATCGAAAGCGGCGAACACCTGCCCGACGAGATTCCGGGCACGTTATCGGATCTGGTCTGGGTCAAGGCTGATACCGCAGTTGTCTATGGCCTCGCCGACGAGAACTGGCGCGTGCACGACGCGACGCTCCACGTGCTCGGCACACCGCTGAGTGAGGACGTCGAACTTTACCGTGAGACCGAGGACGAAGGCTTTCGCGTCGGCGCGGGCCTGTCGGCGCAGGAAGACTGGCTGGTCATCGCGACGGGCGACAACGAAACGTCCGAAGTGCGGCTGGTCCCGGCGAACGACCCGACCGCGGCGCCGATACTCGTCAAGCCGCGCAAGAAAGGCGTCGAATACGATGTCGATCTACGCGACGGCACCTTGTGGATCCACACGAACGACGAACACGTCAATTTTCGCCTCGCCACGGCTCCTCTCGAACGACCCGGCGAATGGACGACGCTGATCGAAGGATCGGACGAGTTCTATCTCGACGGCTTCGAACTCTACCGTGATTTCTACGTCACCGAGGGGCGGATCAAGGGACTCGACCAGATCCAGCTGCGTTCCTACGCCGACCCTAATCTCGTGAAGCCCATCGCATTTGCCGAAGCGAGTTTCACCACCGGGCTGACCAACAACCCCGAATACCACCAGGACAAGCTGCGGCTGTCGTACCAGAGCATGGTCACGCCGGACTCGGTCTATGACTACCACGTCGCGACCGGCGAACTCGAACTGCTCAAGCAGCAGGAAATCCCGAGCGGATACGACGCCTCGCTTTACGTGACCGAGCGGCTGGAAATCGAGGCGCGGGACGGGACCATGGTCCCGGTCAGCGTGGTCATGCGCAAGGACCGCGAGCCGGGCGGTCCGCTGCACCTCTACGCCTATGGCGCCTACGGCTATGCCGTGCCGCCGGGTTTTTCGACCACGCGCCTCAGCCTCGTCGATCGCGGTTTCGCCTATGCCATCGCGCATATCCGTGGCGGCGACGATCTCGGGCGCAAGTGGTACCTTGCGGGCAAGCTTGCCGAGCGGACCAACACCTTCAACGATTTCGTCGACGTGGCCAAGGGACTGGTCGCAAAGGGCTACACGCAAAAGGGGCGCATCAGCATTTCGGGTGGCTCGGCCGGGGGCGAACTGATGGGCGTCGTCGCCAATACCGACCCCGACCTGTGGGGCGCGGTGGTGGCGCATGTGCCCTTCGTCGACGTGCTTTCGACCATGCTCGATGGAGACTTGCCCCTGACCCCCGGCGAGTGGCCGGAGTGGGGCAATCCGATTGTCTCGAAGCAGGCCTTTGCGCAGATCCTTGCCTACAGCCCCTATGACCAGGTGGTGGCGCAGGATTACCCGCCGATGCTGGTGACCGCCGGGCTAAACGACCCGCGGGTCACCTATTGGGAGCCGGCAAAGTGGGTCGCCAAGCTGCGCGAGCTCAAGACCGACGGCAACGAATTGCTGCTGAAGACCAACATGGGCGCCGGCCATGGCGGCAAGTCGGGCCGCTTCGAGAGCATTCGCGAGACAGCCGAGGAGGTCGCCTTCGTGCTGTGGCAACTCGGGGTGACCGAACATCGGGGTGAACGGTGA